Proteins encoded together in one Monomorium pharaonis isolate MP-MQ-018 chromosome 8, ASM1337386v2, whole genome shotgun sequence window:
- the LOC105840136 gene encoding vacuolar protein sorting-associated protein 16 homolog produces the protein MSAMLTADWFPLGRDVYFRKFELYPISFQHEISNNNLLVAAPYGGSIAVTRNPRKLVKVQGASKPLILLYTSSGKLTAKLQWSSGQLVSFGWSQQEELLCVQDDGMVLIYDMFGTYQHTFSMGNAAKDTKVIDAKFFVTSNSTGIAVLTSTNRIFLVNNVSEPKVRPITDMPRYGQIDCWHMVHCDRETQVILSNREGIFVIHQSHQNTFSFNTLFSNKINNVIAIAVSSNNRHIALYSDTGHLYIGSIDFKEKYCECYTNMKEPMADIAWCGTEAVVCSWNSTIMVVGRMADTIVYNYDGPVHLITEIDGVRVLSSNSHEIIQKVPNVVQRIFRINSTDPASYLLEASKQFQKKSHKADSYIDLVKEKLDSAIKACIDGASHEFDFETQKILMRAAKFGKGFSKTIDSEYYVQMCRVLRVLNAVRHPAVGIPLTYTQFNILTNQVLLDRLVARRHYYLSIQIARHLQLPEIDGESRILAHWACYKVKQTQLDKEQIAEEIADKLGYAPGVSYSEIAKRAADCGRKQLAIKLIDYEPRAHQQVPLLLTLGEERAALHKAVESGNTDLVYTVILHLRENMTLGDFQMSIMHCPLAMALYIKYCQSHNRETLRDIYNQYDDFHSQAVWFITESYQRKNIMSRDALLQSAQENFRLARNDTNASLTEEQIKLLKYQRSLEDTLHESVMGKPLHDTVRVLLLRNELKLADKLRSEYKIPDRRYWWLRIQCLAEQGLWNDLEKFSKSKKSPIGYEPFIDECLKYNEKLEARKYLAKVKDDLKVKYLVKLNLLSEAAQTAYEQKDASALTFVLAQCGSSDRQFVDKINMLLASLKN, from the exons ATGTCGGCGATGTTAACTGCCGATTGGTTTCCTTTGGGTCGGGACGTGTACTTTCG CAAATTCGAGTTGTATCCAATATCTTTCCAGCATGAGATTTCCAACAACAATTTGCTAGTAGCAGCTCCTTACGGGGGTTCTATCGCCGTGACGAGAAACCCCAGGAAGCTTGTCAAGGTCCAAGGGGCCAGCAAGCCTTTGATACTATTGTACACATCCTCTGGAAAATTGACGGCCAAGTTGCAA TGGAGCAGTGGGCAACTAGTGTCATTTGGCTGGTCCCAGCAAGAAGAATTACTGTGTGTGCAAGATGATGGTATGGTTCTCATATACGACATGTTTGGAACTTATCAGCATACCTTTAGCATGGGAAAT gCGGCCAAGGATACTAAGGTCATCGATGCGAAGTTCTTTGTGACATCCAACAGCACCGGGATAGCTGTTTTGACGTCCACCAATCGTATATTTCTGGTGAACAATGTGTCCGAGCCTAAAGTTCGACCAATCACTGATATgccaa GATATGGTCAAATTGATTGTTGGCACATGGTACATTGTGACAGGGAGACACAAGTAATTTTGTCAAATAGAGAAGGAATATTTGTAATTCATCAGTCTCATCAAAACACTTTTTCATTT AATACTCTCTTCAGcaataagattaataatgtGATAGCAATAGCTGTGTCTAGCAACAATCGACACATTGCGCTTTACTCTGACACTGGACATCTGTACATCGGTTCAATAGActttaaagagaaatattgtGAATGTTACACAAACATGAAGGAGCCTATGGCAGATATAGCTTG GTGTGGAACGGAAGCTGTAGTGTGCAGCTGGAATAGTACAATAATGGTGGTGGGACGTATGGCTGATACTATAGTATACAATTACGATGGTCCAGTACATTTAATTACGGAAATCGACGGAGTGCGGGTACTGTCGAGTAATTCCCACGAAATAATACAGAAAGTACCGAACGTTGTGCAAAGGATATTTAGGATCAACTCAACAGATCCTGCCTCTTATCTCCTGGAGGCGTCTAAGCAGTTTCAAAAAAAGAGCCACAAGGCCGACAGTTATATAGATTTAGTGAAAGAAAAGCTGGACTCTGCGATAAAAGCGTGCATTGATGGCGCGAGTCACGAATTCGATTTCGAAACGCAAAAGATTCTGATGAGA GCTGCCAAGTTTGGAAAAGGATTCAGCAAGACGATAGACTCAGAATATTATGTTCAAATGTGCAGGGTTTTGAGGGTCTTAAATGCTGTAAGACATCCTGCAGTGGGCATTCCATTAACGTATACACA atttaatattctcACAAATCAAGTACTATTAGATCGACTGGTAGCACGaagacattattatttaagtattcAAATAGCGCGTCACTTGCAGTTACCCGAGATTGATGGGGAAAGTAGAATATTAGCACATTGGGCTTGCTACAAg GTGAAACAAACTCAGCTAGATAAGGAACAAATAGCAGAGGAAATTGCTGATAAATTAGGATATGCTCCTGGTGTTTCATACAGCGAAATCGCGAAAAGAGCGGCAGATTGTGGACGAAAACAATTAGCCATTAAA ttaatCGATTATGAACCACGTGCACATCAACAAGTACCTTTGCTATTAACACTCGGCGAGGAGCGTGCTGCTTTGCATAAAGCTGTGGAAAGCGGCAATACAGATCTAGTCTATACTGTCATTCTTCATCTTAGAGAAAACATGACTCTTGGAGATTTTCAA ATGTCTATAATGCATTGTCCTCTTGCAATGGcattgtacattaaatattgcCAGAGTCATAATAGAGAAACATTACGTGATATTTACAATCAGTATGACGATTTCCATTCGCAAGCAGTGTGGTTTATTACTGAAAGTTACCAACGAAAA AACATAATGTCGAGAGATGCGTTACTGCAATCCGCTCAGGAAAATTTTAGATTGGCTCGTAATGATACTAATGCGTCGTTAACGGAAGAACAGATAAAACTGTTGAAGTATCAGAGATCTTTAGAGGACACGCTGCACGAATCAGTCATGGGAAAGCCTCTGCACGATACTGTGagagtattattattacgtaacGAGTTAAAATTAGCAGATAAATTACGATCGGAATATAAAATACCAGATCGAAG aTATTGGTGGTTAAGAATACAATGCCTGGCAGAGCAAGGTTTATGGAATGACTTGGAAAAATTCtccaaaagtaaaaaatctcCTATTGGCTATGAG ccATTTATAGATGAATGTTTAAAGTATAATGAGAAATTAGAAGCAAGGAAATACTTAGCCAAAGTTAAAGATGACCTCAAAGTAAAGTATCTAGTGAAATTAAA TTTGCTTAGCGAAGCGGCGCAAACGGCGTATGAACAAAAAGATGCTTCGGCTCTCACATTTGTGCTAGCACAATGCGGGTCATCAGACAGACAATTTGTAGATAAGATCAATATGTTATTAGCTagtcttaaaaattaa
- the LOC105840145 gene encoding phosphopantothenate--cysteine ligase, protein MVSTWEDFYAKHPPPPDLAQNEQALKEFTRRHLEAGNKVVLVTSGGTTVPLEHNTVRFVDNFSAGTRGSVSAEYFLEHGYAVIFMYRIKSLEPFSRHFLSQKFLDLLQISDDKENPVITVLPEYTEKVATVLRKYREAFDQKKLLQLTFTALSEYLWLLRSACQALAPLENKAILYLAAAVSDFYIPSNEMSVHKISSSGPPTISLQLVPKILAPLVSLWVPKAFVVSFKLETDESLLISKARTALNKYQHNLVIANILQTRKQQVTIVSKETNYVLFLTNEQLDNGEEIEKLIVSDLVEKHQKFILRSKQVS, encoded by the exons ATGGTCTCGACATGGGAGGATTTCTACGCGAAGCATCCACCTCCTCCAGACCTGGCGCAAAACGAGCAGGCATTGAAGGAGTTCACTAGGAGGCATTTAGAGGCGGGCAATAAGGTGGTGTTGGTGACG AGCGGAGGTACGACGGTACCCTTGGAGCATAATACAGTGAGATTTGTGGACAATTTCAGTGCGGGTACAAGGGGATCGGTTTCAGCAGAATACTTCTTGGAGCACGGATATGCagttatatttatgtacag gATCAAATCTTTGGAACCATTTTCGAGGCACTTTTTAAGTCAGAAATTTTTAGACTTGCTTCAAATATCAGATGACAAAGAAAATCCTGTTATCACAG tattGCCAGAATACACGGAGAAAGTAGCAACAGTGCTGCGAAAATATAGAGAAGCATTTGATCAGAAAAAATTGCTGCAACTTACTTTTACAGCTCTTTCTGAATATCTCTGGCTGCTACGATCCGCTTGCCAAGCGTTAGCACCTCTGGAGAACAAagctatattatatttagcaGCAGCAGTCTCGGATTTCTACATTCCTTCCAACGAAAtg tcagTCCACAAAATTTCCTCGAGTGGACCACCAACAATATCTCTTCAATTAGTACCAAAGATCTTAGCTCCGTTAGTTAGTTTGTGGGTACCAAAAGCATTTGTGGtttcatttaaattagaaactgATGAAAGTTTGCTCATTTCTAAGGCGAGAACTGCCCTCAATAAGTATCAGCACAAC CTTGTAATAGCCAACATTTTGCAAACTAGAAAACAACAAGTAACAATAGTAAGCAAGGAGACCAATTACGTTTTGTTTCTTACAAATGAACAATTAGATAATGGTgaggaaattgaaaaattaatcgtAAGTGATCTTGTTGAGAAGcatcaaaagtttattttacgaTCCAAACAAGTTAGTTGA
- the LOC105840161 gene encoding cytochrome c oxidase subunit NDUFA4 encodes MKMQGLSLTSVKKHPALLPLYFCIGLGACGAFLYTLRLATRNPDVSWLNKKESEPWNYYKDKQYKFFATNENYAKAKSQAPEY; translated from the exons ATGAAGATGCAAGGGTTGTCTTTGACGAGCGTGAAGAAACACCCAGCT CTGCTCCCACTGTACTTCTGCATAGGACTGGGTGCCTGCGGCGCGTTCCTATACACATTACGCTTGGCGACACGTAATCCCGACGTCTCCTggttaaataagaaagaatcCGAACCATGGAACTACTACAAGGACAAACAGTACAAG ttCTTTGCGACGAACGAGAATTACGCCAAAGCCAAGAGCCAAGCACCTGAGTATTGA